In a genomic window of Natranaerovirga pectinivora:
- the eno gene encoding phosphopyruvate hydratase: MKTYIEIIDVFAREVLDSRANPTVEVEVVVEGGYVGRAAVPSGASTGAFEAVELRDGGDRYVGKGVLDAVDNVNNVIAEELIGMNCLDQVAIDMKMIELDGTHNKGKLGANAILGVSMAVAKAAAEALGLSLYQYLGGFNAKVLPVPMMNILNGGEHADNTVDLQEFMIMPVGATTFKEALRMGSEIYHNLKKVLHTKGLATAVGDEGGFAPDLASSEEAIQVIMDAVEKAGYKPGEDIRIAIDAAASELYNKETGKYHFPGESQMAGKEVVRTSEEMVAYYEDLANKFPIISLEDGLDEEDWDGWKLLTERLGSKMQLVGDDLFVTNTERLSRGIELGVGNSILIKVNQIGTLTETFNAIQMANRAGYTAVISHRSGETEDATIADICVAVNAGQIKTGAPCRSDRVAKYNQLLRIEEELEDVAEFLGLGAWFNLK; the protein is encoded by the coding sequence ATGAAAACTTATATTGAAATTATTGATGTATTTGCAAGAGAAGTACTTGACTCAAGAGCAAACCCAACTGTAGAAGTTGAAGTTGTTGTTGAAGGAGGATATGTAGGAAGAGCTGCAGTTCCATCTGGAGCATCAACAGGCGCTTTTGAAGCAGTTGAATTACGTGACGGAGGAGACCGTTACGTAGGTAAAGGTGTTCTTGATGCAGTAGATAATGTAAATAACGTTATCGCTGAAGAATTAATCGGAATGAACTGTTTAGATCAAGTTGCTATCGATATGAAAATGATCGAATTAGACGGAACACATAACAAAGGTAAATTAGGCGCTAACGCTATTCTTGGTGTATCTATGGCTGTAGCTAAAGCTGCTGCTGAAGCATTAGGATTATCTTTATACCAATACTTAGGTGGATTTAACGCTAAAGTATTACCAGTTCCTATGATGAACATCTTAAATGGTGGTGAGCATGCTGATAACACAGTAGACTTACAAGAATTTATGATTATGCCAGTTGGCGCTACAACATTCAAAGAAGCTTTAAGAATGGGATCTGAAATCTACCATAACTTAAAGAAAGTATTACACACAAAAGGATTAGCAACAGCTGTAGGTGATGAAGGTGGATTTGCACCTGACTTAGCATCTTCAGAAGAAGCAATCCAAGTAATTATGGATGCAGTAGAAAAAGCTGGATACAAACCAGGTGAAGACATTAGAATCGCTATCGATGCGGCTGCTAGTGAATTATACAATAAAGAAACAGGTAAATACCACTTCCCAGGTGAAAGCCAAATGGCTGGAAAAGAAGTAGTAAGAACATCTGAAGAAATGGTAGCTTACTATGAAGATTTAGCTAACAAATTCCCAATTATCTCTTTAGAAGATGGATTAGACGAAGAAGATTGGGATGGTTGGAAACTGTTAACTGAAAGATTAGGAAGCAAAATGCAGTTAGTAGGAGATGACTTATTTGTTACGAACACTGAAAGATTATCAAGAGGTATTGAATTAGGCGTAGGAAACTCAATCCTTATCAAAGTTAACCAAATTGGTACTTTAACTGAAACTTTCAATGCAATCCAAATGGCTAACAGAGCAGGATATACAGCAGTAATATCTCACCGTTCTGGAGAAACAGAAGATGCAACAATTGCAGACATCTGTGTAGCTGTAAACGCTGGTCAAATTAAAACAGGAGCTCCTTGCAGATCTGACCGTGTTGCAAAATACAACCAATTATTAAGAATCGAAGAAGAATTAGAAGATGTAGCTGAATTTTTAGGATTAGGCGCTTGGTTTAACTTAAAATAA
- the secG gene encoding preprotein translocase subunit SecG, giving the protein MQIFLQIVFILISLFLIGVVLMQKGKAQGLSGAFGGGSTGDSYWNKNKSRSMEGKLDRLTKIVSVLFFVVALALSLI; this is encoded by the coding sequence ATGCAAATATTTCTTCAAATAGTTTTTATTTTAATTAGCTTATTCCTTATTGGGGTAGTATTAATGCAAAAAGGAAAAGCTCAAGGGTTATCAGGCGCTTTCGGTGGTGGATCAACGGGAGATTCTTACTGGAATAAAAACAAATCACGTTCAATGGAAGGTAAGTTAGATAGACTTACTAAAATAGTATCTGTTTTATTCTTCGTAGTAGCATTAGCATTAAGTTTAATATAA